A genomic stretch from Aquila chrysaetos chrysaetos chromosome 1, bAquChr1.4, whole genome shotgun sequence includes:
- the CCNG2 gene encoding LOW QUALITY PROTEIN: cyclin-G2 (The sequence of the model RefSeq protein was modified relative to this genomic sequence to represent the inferred CDS: deleted 1 base in 1 codon) encodes MSSEALWLFKQLNLHLEQEGRFQPREKGLSLIEGAAENENTLCPRQRNAKVEDLWSLTNFFGFSTETFVLAVNILDRFLALMKVKPKHLSCIGVCCFQLAARVVEEECNIPSAHEIIRISQCKCTVSDLKRMEKIISEKLHFEFKATTALTFLHLYHTIVLCHTSERKEVLNLDKLEAQLKACNCRLVFSKAKPSVLALCLLTLEVQTLKSVELFEILLRVQKHSKISDSDLLYWRELVSKCLADYSSPECCKPDHKKLVWIVSRRTAQNLQNSYYSVPELPTIPEGGCFNESESEDSCEDMSSGEESLSSSPPSDLEGTFFFELKPKTKWQALSCRS; translated from the exons ATGAGCAGCGAGGCGTTGTGGCTTTTCAAGCAGCTGAATCTGCACCTGGAGCAGGAGGGGCGGTTTCAGCCCCGCGAGAAGGGGCTCAGCCTCATCGAGGGCGCCGCCGAG AATGAAAATACTCTGTGTCCGAGACAAAGGAATGCCAAGGTGGAAGATCTTTGGAGTCTGACcaacttttttggtttttcaaCTGAAACGTTTGTTTTGGCTGTTAACATTCTGGACAGATTCTTGGCTCTTATGAAG GTGAAACCGAAGCATTTATCTTGCATTGGAGTTTGTTGTTTCCAGCTGGCTGCCCGAGTAGTCGAAGAAGAATGCAATATTCCATCTGCTCATGAGATCATCCGG ATCAGCCAATGTAAATGCACTGTGTCTGACCTGAAACGGATGGAAAAgataatttcagaaaagttgCACTTTGAATTTAAAGCTACTACTGCCTTAACCTTCTTGCACTTGTACCATACTATTGTACTCTGTCATACCTCAGAAAG GAAAGAAGTATTGAATCTTGACAAATTGGAAGCACAGCTAAAAGCTTGCAACTGCCGTCTCgtcttttctaaagcaaaa CCATCTGTCTTGGCCTTGTGCCTTCTCACTCTAGAAGTTCAGACTTTGAAATCTGTTGAGCTGTTTGAGATCCTTCTGCGTGTTCAAAAGCATTCTaag ataagTGATAGTGACCTGCTTTACTGGAGGGAACTGGTCTCGAAATGCCTAGCAGATTATTCTTCTCCTGAATGTTGCAAGCCCGATCATAAAAAGCTAGTTTGGATTGTTTCGAGACGTACAGCCCAGAACCTACAAAACAGTTACTACAGTGTTCCCGAGTTGCCAACGATACCAGAGGGTGGATGTTTCAATGAAAGCGAGAG TGAAGACTCCTGTGAAGATATGAGCAGTGGAGAAGAAAGCCTAAGCAGTTCTCCTCCGAGTGATCTGGAAGGCACCTTCTTCTTTGAACTCAAACCTAAAACAAAGTGGCAAGCTCTTAGCTGTCGGTCGTAG